The nucleotide sequence AAATACAAAGGTGCAACTGGTATAAGTGTCTCATTATTTGCTTTAGGTACAAATAAACATCTTTTAAAATTGTCAGGCTAAGCTGCTTCCTGGCTGAGGCAATAGACCTCTTAGCCTCTGAACACTAATGGAGTGGTAGCTATGGTTAAGAGCTTAGCAAACAGTAAGTACATAATTTTAAATAAGCATATATTTTTATAAGGAGCACTCTAGTTCAGGATCTATATATTCTTAATTCTGACCAGAAATAGTCAGTAGAGGAGCTGGTTATCTTAAACTTCAATTTAAGACCAAAGGTACAAAATGTGCAGTgtgttccattttttaaaaaaatcgtcATATTCTGCAGCATGACTTCAGTGGTTAAACCAGAGAAGATGCATCCTAATGTGAAGATTGATGGCACATCATTGAAAATGATGCCAGTTCCCATTAATTCCACCACTGTGAATGCTTCAATAAAAACTGGCCTTAATTGTCCTACAATACCAAAGGCACCCCTGCCCTCCACTGGACAGATACCCAATGGTAAAAATCTTCTGTCAACTCCTTCATCCTCAGAAAAGAAACTTGAAGATGGTAAAAATATCAAGAAGTCCTCTTCTCATAAGCGACTGTCAGGTGAGTCCTAATAGACTTTTATAGTACAGTGGAACTGCCTTAACTTTTTTGGGTATCAAATAACTAtgctttaaaaattaatttgctgaaaattaacctAGAAGTTGCAGAGGATAGTTAGGACTTAAACATCTCAACCGTGTCATCTTTTCCAATGCATTGGTTTATTTGTCAGTATATTGTTTTTAGAAGGGAAAGATAATGACTGGAAAAACCCCTTTAACTTCTTTGAAGACATTGTGGATAAAGTAGATGGCAGGATTCTCTACTACGGGGATGATCAGCTAGCAGCACCTGAACCATGTGCGGCTCTCCTATGACTCAAACACAGTTCTTTGGACCTATCTGCGCAATCAGTCCTGATGTGTCTGGGACATAGGTTAGCCATGTTAAAACAGGCAGCCTTCCTTCTTTTCTGATTTGGGTAAATATATTTTGAATCATCAATTACTTAATTTTAACTTGAATGTGCCATTGTATTGATTGGGTTTCATTACTGTTTGCAAAGCTGGCGAGGCATTGCATTCACCCACTGAGCCCTCAACCCAAGAAAATCAGTCtagttatttctttttttttaatgcagtccaATGCTTTAAGAGGCAAAAACTCACTGATACCAACCCCTATTTTATTGACTCTTGGCCAGGCACACTCCTTTATTTAGTATTAGCAGCTTAGTTTGGAGTATGCCTGAAAATTCCTTGGAAATTAGCAAATTCTTTTCATTCTTGAAATCCTGAAAGCTTCTTTATCGAAGTGTTTACAAGGTTGGAAATGCATAGCATGCACAAGCTATGTaggtgtaagtttttttttactagGCACTTCATTTATCATGCAGACCCTATTGAAAATGCCCAAAAGTTTTCAAATAAGAGATCAGGTGAACATATAATGAGTTCCCTGGATAGCTCAGTTGATAAGTACACTACTCAGTGTGGAGTTAAGCTATTCAGACCAGGAAAGTTTGATCCCCAGTATGTGCTGGGTTGACTGATCCAGATGGGGTGGACCTAGGGATgttactagggggcatagtttcaggataagaggtcagccatttaagactgagaaaaggaggaatttcttcactcagcgttgtaaatcttaggaattctctacctcagagggctgagtcattgaatatattcaaagctcagatcgattagatttttggactctaggggaatcaagggatatggggatcgggcaggaaagtggagttgaggtcgaagatcagccatgatctgattgaatggcggagcaggctcgagggaccgtgtgGCCCACTCATCAATTACTTGATTTTAACTTGAATGTGCCATCGTATTGATTGGCCTCTGTCAAAATTGTTGGGTTTTGCGCTAGATATTCTCTCCAGTTCACGATTACCTTAGCTGACCACCTTCTCTTGTAAGCTGACCTCACATCCCGTGAGATCTGAAGTGCATCTCTTTCTGCCCTATAACAATGGCATAACATTTGCTTTGTGCACTGGCTACTCAAATATTGGACATGCTACGCGTGCATTCTCCAGTCTTTATGAAAGGCGGACTGAAAAGCACTTTATTGATGTGGGACACAGCTGCAGTAGTTTTGAAGGACAGAGGAGTCGAGGGTGGGTCCTTTTAGGGGAGGGGGGTGTAgtaatggcagttttgaaagggagggggacagtgcctgaggagagggaaccatttgcaATATTAGCTAGCATGAGAGGCAGGAAGGGCGGATGGGGTTTTTTTTGCCACTAAAGtttgacttgtcagcaaaatattTGTGGGGAAATTAATCTTAAAATGTCAGGCTGGCAGCAGAATTTTTCctacctttttttaaattttgtaaaTAATTAGTTCTCCATTGTCCAGGCAAAACCAGAAAATAAATAGTAGACCAGTATGTTCTGTACTACACATTCAACATTTTCTGTCATTTTATAATAGAACGGGAGTTTGACCCAAACAGACACTGTGGTGTTGTCGATCTTGAAACCAAGAAACCATGTACAAGATCTTTGACATGCAAGGTAGGTTACTGTTGACTTTTGTGGTGTTTTCTTTGCTAAAGGTTCATGATGGTTTGACTTGTGCGGTCATTGTTGTGTGAACGGAATTACATTGTTGCTAGTTAAGCATTTTATAAGATATAATTGGGCCTATTTTGTAAGTACATTTTCATGCAAGCTGTCATTTGATTTACAAAGTAGTAGCTTGAGGTCTGGTTGGAAGTACAGGAAGACTGGAGAACGGCCAAATGACAAGATTTCAGAGCATAAAACTCGTGCAACCTCCTTTCCTCCCACTGGGTTATCCTAAAGTATGTGGCAGGTGGATTCTATTGAGACCAAGCAAAACAATTCCAAAAGTAAATAATAATGAAAAGATGATAGTTTGGTCTCGTTTGCACACAGCGAAGTGTTTGCTCattgagtttgattttgcatattTAACAGTGTATTGGGTATTTGTCAGCTCGTTTCGAATATAGCAGTGCTTTAAGTTTAATTCATAACAAAAATAATTTATAAGTAAACAATATTATGTAAATTTCATTGTGTTCAATATTTGCAAATTGATAAATACACATTTGAGGGTTATGTAAAGTTAGCATATTTAAAGGAAATGTTACAgcaaatatttttataatgtgAATTTATCCTTGGAAATGTTCAGACACATTCCTTGAACCAACGGAGAGCAGTACCAGGTCGTAGGAAACATTTTGACCTTTTGTTGGCTGAGCACAAAAACAAACCCAGGGAAAAAGAATCACATCGAATCTCTGAGCATCATCACCAGGCACCCCTTCTCAGGGAATCACATCCCTCGCCATCTAAAGCTTCCCAGGAATTGCATCAGAATTCCCATGGAAATGTTGCATCGGATGTAAAACAGACGGTGTCTGGCAAAACCAAACTTCACAATTCAAGTCTTCCAAGGTATGGTCACTTTTACATTTGAATGTGCTGTGGTCagacttttttttgtatttttaagtttaaaaaatttGGATATTTGGATTAGGGTTGCCTCTCCagaaatgaaagattaatctcctggacattgccgtgagcaacccgggagaaaaatcataggaacatTGAAAAAAATGTCTtatgttataaaaatattggagagacggggagtgggggggaagaaagcAATTTGACTGGGTGAGGCGGGAGGTGATATGATGAAACCTCTAAGAATAcgaccaaccagagttggcaaccctagtttggATGTTGCATAGCATGCATGCGGGGCAGTGTCTTTGTGATAGAAGGTGGAGGTAGAAACTTGAAATTTAGGACTTGCACTGCTTAAATTATATTTTCTGCCAGCCAGCCACAAGGCAGCATTCTGGAAAATCATAAAGCTCTAGTTTCTTGAATTTTCATACTATTATGATGTGCAAAAATACAGATGTACGATTGTTCTAGAATGGGCCTTTTTTATTTCTGAGTCTTGTTTCCATAGTTTTCAGGGTGTAATGAGTTTTATAGTATGCTGAATCTGTGCTATGAATGTATTGAActtaaatatttttctttaatgcatAATAGGAAAATATGGTCACTATTGTTTCTGAACATTTCCAAATTGGAATGGACTACGGAATTGCTTGAATCTTCGCACTGTAGTCGATAATGTTCCTTTCTGCCATCCTGATTCTTCTGAGCATTGCCTCACTTTTGCATTCAAAATCATTAATCAATTCAAGGATTGCAACAGACTCAGATTTGTTTACAGTATACAGTACGGGATGTTCAATGATTCATTATGTTGCCTCCAATTTCACTTAATATGAATGCATCACAACTTAGTGAAAATGGTTGTGCAGATGAAATGACTTGAAGCTTTAATGCCTATTTTCAAAAAGAACATTTTGTCCTGAGAAGGCTAGAAGTGATTATGATGGTGACCTCGGGTACTTTGTGTTGTGACAAACATGTAGTTAGATGGTTTTAGTTAATTTATTAAATCAGCTATATAAAATACCAATAAAAACAGGTGATGTATGAAATGGAAATtctgtatgtatgagtgtgctCTGGTACTTAACTTCCAAAGTAAATAGTCTTGGATGTTtatctgccttgcttttgtagttAAAGGTAACTGCATAATAGGAGTTTGGAGGGGTGGGTAGGTGAAAGCAGTAATACCGCACACCATGGCTTTAGGTACTGATGAACCAACAGACCGCATTTGAAGTTAATTTGAAAAGTTTTCACATACACAAGAATTGCATTTAAGAATCTCATGTGACACCAGAATggggtgaagattctcccaatgTGCAACATCTCATTTTGCTAAATTAAATTGACAATGAATGTTTCTTGTTCCAACATTTTGTTACACCACTTTCCTTAATGTGCATCATTTTGATTATGCATCTTCTGTAAGGAAATGTTCAATAGCGTAGCATTATGACCTCGAAATTTAAGAACAAATTTTCATCGTCTCAATCTAGGAATCTTGCTGACTGCTGCAAGTTATGCTCTTCAAATACTAGATCATTTTATTGTTTTACAGTTTTGCTAAATGTGACACAATAGCCAAGTTTATTACCAGTTTCTTCTCCACTGTGACTATTTGAACACAGCCAGTGCGCCAGCTATGATATAGTAGTTGGCACAGGTACATTTTTAAGGAGTTTAATACCTTGATGATGGAAAGGCATTGAAAACAATAAATATTCAATGGGTGTGACCCTGTCAAACTGATGATCCATGTTTCCATGCCACTTATTCTACTTATGACAAAAGTGCGTGTGGCATAGGTGCTTGTTTGAATGGTGATGGAGCACTACCCACAGTTTCTTCATGATCTAGTGAAATAAGTGCCATTTGATATGATGCTAGGCTCAAAATAGTTGAGGACAGTAGTATTCAATGGGCTCCAttcatgagattttttttatggtATCAAATGTGTTCATGtaactgagttttttttttgttttcttttgcaaAGGCCTGCCAGTTGTACATTACAGCACAGTGGTAATACCATCACAGACACGGCATCGGTACATGAATTTTCACATCCCTCACTAGTAGGACAAGACTCAGCATCCAGATTGTCTAGTGATGAGGGAGAATGTGATGAGAAAGAGGAATCTGCAGAAAAACTAGACTGCCATTATTCTGGACATCATCCTAGACCAGCAGCTGTAAGTTTAGCAAATTGTTGATTTTCAAAATGAAAAGTTTGTTTGGTGTGTTCACTGTCCAGTTTTTTATAAAACCACTGTGCAGCCTGCATCTTTAGCATCAGATACAGCACCTGtttaaagcagaatttttttttgtctgtaaCTGTTGTAATTACAATTGTATTATACATAATCTACAATATAAATTATGTCTCcaatttcttaatttttttttgttttaattgtcAGAATTTTTCTCAACATTTTTGTTTTGAATTAGCTTTGCACCTTTGGAAGCCGGCAGGTTGGCCGAGGCTGCTTTGTCTTTGACAGGCGATGGGACCACTTTCGGTGTGCACTTAGCTCTATGGTTGAAAAGCATCTTAATTCACAGATGTGGAAGTAAGTATAAAACAAATGGTTGAGGTCTTTTATTTTATGAAACACTTgcgtttatataacacctttcacaagaTCAGggtgtcacaaagcactttacagccaatgaagcacttttatagtgtagtcacaattgtaatgttgggaaactgggcagccaatttgcatacagcaaggtcccacttatagcaatgagatagtgaccagatattTTGTTTTAGTgctggtttagggataaatattggccagagtacctggagaactcccctgctcttcttagaatagtGCTATGGAactgtttacgtccacctgagagggcagagggacctcaatttaatgtctcctctaaaagacggaacctccgacagtgcagcactcaatactgcactgaagtgtcagcctagatagtgTGCTTGTGTctcgagtggaacttgaacccacgatcttctgactcaaaggggagagtgctaccactgagctaatggCTGacactttaaattttaaaatatttattttttaacacTGCTAATGATTTCCTGCCACAAACGATCCTAAACTGAAAATCTACCCAATGTGGAATAAATCACTTCCTTACTAAATGCATCTTCTGGTGGACCAGCTGAGAAATGGCATTGGTAATGGCTGAAGATCTTGGGGAGGATAGTACAAATGTAGAGAGAGCGTGAAACTGCGTCAgtgaaattactttaaattttttaaaatcaaacccTGAAAATGTAAAAAGTGAAATTAAACTCTAGCTTGTTTAATTGAAGAACTTAGTAGTAAGATGGAATGTTATTATGTAAGTATAAACTTCAATCAAAAAAAGTAAGAACCTTAAATTTCAATTATAGCTGTTAACTGAATAGATATTTGTAGATGTACTAAATCATAATGGTGTTTGAAAATCTGGATGAGTATTGTGATGTGTGAAATCAGTTTGTTTTTTTAATGGATATTTTTATGGTCAAAAGTTTCATTCTCTTTATTAAAAAGTAATAAATACCTGAGCAAAATAATTTGCTTTTTGCTTTCAGAAAAATTCCTCCTGCAGTGGATAGCCCTACATCAACACAGTCAAATCCACACAGCACTGGCATGaactcctcaccactgtcacattACAGTGTTAATGCTGCAGGTTTTATTTCCTCTACATCAATGTcctcatcattgatgacatctcCAGTGTTAGTTTCTTCTCCATTTGTGTCATCAATTGAAAGTAAATCTGTGCTATCATATGCAACTACTCTAAATGCTCACCCTGCTGCCTTGGGCGTCATGGACCCTGCTTATTGTATGCAATCTAGACACGTGTCTTCACCTTCTGTGATGCCTTCTGGGCTTTCTTTGGTTCCTTCACCTGTATTTAATAAACCTCAAAAAGTGAAACCCAGCAAGTCTTTTAAACCTAAAGATCCTTCATCTACCAGCAGTAATAGTATTAGCAACACCAGTAGCAACAGTAACAGCAGCAGTtctggaaagaaaagaaaaaatatttccgCACTGCCACTACATTCTTCCACTCATTCCACAGAATCTCTGAAGAAAAATTGTGTGAATTCTGGGAGCTCGGGGACCTCTTACTACTCATCTGTCTCATCTTATAGCAGTACACACAATGTTGGCCTCAACTGTACGAACAAGACTAACTCTTTAGGCCTCAAACATGACCAATCAGGAAAGGGGCTTCATTTGGGGACCCCTGCAGAATCAATTAAACGAATGAGTGTGGTTATGAATAGTAGTGATTCCACTCTTTCACTAGGGCCATTTGTCCATCAGTCAAATGAGCAGACTGTAAATTTATATGGTGGCTTTTCACATCCACATACCCCACTGGACAAGCTGGAAGGGAAAAAGCGGAAAACGTCACCAGGTTCAAGCACCATTAACAGTGGTAATAAATCGAACAAGATTGCCAAATCGCCTGTGGTAAACAATGTTCATTCAAAACATCCCAGTGTGATCCCAGGAACACCAGGGCTTTCTAACAACACTCTCCTTCATCAGGTATGAAATACTGAGAAATGGAAAAGTGAGTTTATGAGCAAGCTGCAGTGCTTTAAGAGCAGCTTTTTTTCCCATATGGTGGGTGTTGGTTAGGTTTTAGAGTTTGGTAAATATTAAATTACATTATAATTGTGCAAATGTTATTATTTCTCTTGTAG is from Heptranchias perlo isolate sHepPer1 chromosome 17, sHepPer1.hap1, whole genome shotgun sequence and encodes:
- the LOC137334229 gene encoding ataxin-7 isoform X1 → MLLGPSSSSSSGGGASSLKERKLLPQCSEKMAETAEADVSAARRAARQQEGSAMATVERRLPSPEALVGQPWTHWIDAAKHQGADGTELEETFKECGKNREVMRLSREDMPIFGHCPAHDDFYLVMCNHCNQVVKPQAFQAHYERRHSTSSKPPVTPPSSSAYPYPSTLSKNRSGSDCGNSRSSGGNGASSSSKIQKSPKDKLHISGMNRPLYLVHHGKMPHDKNMTSVVKPEKMHPNVKIDGTSLKMMPVPINSTTVNASIKTGLNCPTIPKAPLPSTGQIPNGKNLLSTPSSSEKKLEDGKNIKKSSSHKRLSEREFDPNRHCGVVDLETKKPCTRSLTCKTHSLNQRRAVPGRRKHFDLLLAEHKNKPREKESHRISEHHHQAPLLRESHPSPSKASQELHQNSHGNVASDVKQTVSGKTKLHNSSLPRPASCTLQHSGNTITDTASVHEFSHPSLVGQDSASRLSSDEGECDEKEESAEKLDCHYSGHHPRPAALCTFGSRQVGRGCFVFDRRWDHFRCALSSMVEKHLNSQMWKKIPPAVDSPTSTQSNPHSTGMNSSPLSHYSVNAAGFISSTSMSSSLMTSPVLVSSPFVSSIESKSVLSYATTLNAHPAALGVMDPAYCMQSRHVSSPSVMPSGLSLVPSPVFNKPQKVKPSKSFKPKDPSSTSSNSISNTSSNSNSSSSGKKRKNISALPLHSSTHSTESLKKNCVNSGSSGTSYYSSVSSYSSTHNVGLNCTNKTNSLGLKHDQSGKGLHLGTPAESIKRMSVVMNSSDSTLSLGPFVHQSNEQTVNLYGGFSHPHTPLDKLEGKKRKTSPGSSTINSGNKSNKIAKSPVVNNVHSKHPSVIPGTPGLSNNTLLHQPKARP
- the LOC137334229 gene encoding ataxin-7 isoform X2; translated protein: MLLGPSSSSSSGGGASSLKERKLLPQCSEKMAETAEADVSAARRAARQQEGSAMATVERRLPSPEALVGQPWTHWIDAAKHQGADGTELEETFKECGKNREVMRLSREDMPIFGHCPAHDDFYLVMCNHCNQVVKPQAFQAHYERRHSTSSKPPVTPPSSSAYPYPSTLSKNRSGSDCGNSRSSGGNGASSSSKIQKSPKDKLHISGMNRPLYLVHHGKMPHDKNMTSVVKPEKMHPNVKIDGTSLKMMPVPINSTTVNASIKTGLNCPTIPKAPLPSTGQIPNGKNLLSTPSSSEKKLEDGKNIKKSSSHKRLSEREFDPNRHCGVVDLETKKPCTRSLTCKTHSLNQRRAVPGRRKHFDLLLAEHKNKPREKESHRISEHHHQAPLLRESHPSPSKASQELHQNSHGNVASDVKQTVSGKTKLHNSSLPRPASCTLQHSGNTITDTASVHEFSHPSLVGQDSASRLSSDEGECDEKEESAEKLDCHYSGHHPRPAALCTFGSRQVGRGCFVFDRRWDHFRCALSSMVEKHLNSQMWKKIPPAVDSPTSTQSNPHSTGMNSSPLSHYSVNAAGFISSTSMSSSLMTSPVLVSSPFVSSIESKSVLSYATTLNAHPAALGVMDPAYCMQSRHVSSPSVMPSGLSLVPSPVFNKPQKVKPSKSFKPKDPSSTSSNSISNTSSNSNSSSSGKKRKNISALPLHSSTHSTESLKKNCVNSGSSGTSYYSSVSSYSSTHNVGLNCTNKTNSLGLKHDQSGKGLHLGTPAESIKRMSVVMNSSDSTLSLGPFVHQSNEQTVNLYGGFSHPHTPLDKLEGKKRKTSPGSSTINSGNKSNKIAKSPVVNNVHSKHPSVIPGTPGLSNNTLLHQLSL